gaacacttgcatgataatccctcgtattcttctggaggagtacatatcatcctcgaagtgtgttagtTCCTCCAAATgccccggtctggccggtcagttctgtccaatggaaagcgtccttagaCTCTCCTTCCCTTTTTGCAGAAATCACCCAGTGAGCAAAGcattttcttttcgatttttcTAAGCAAATCGAGAAAAGACCCCACTTTTAAAAATTGCCTGCGTGCTGTGGCACAGGGCTGGCTACTTGCCCTCTCTACGTTTTCCTCGCCGCAATTTGTATCTGTTATGAATGATATGATGCCAGATAGAAGGAGTATTTCTGACAAACGACGCATACGACCCACCTTGGGgttcagggatggcgcagtggtgagagcacttgcctcccaccaatgtggcccgggttcgattcccagactcgtcgtcaaatgtaggttgagtttgatggttctctactctgcacctaGAGGTTTCcctcgggtactccggtttcccctctcctcaaaaaccaacatttgacttgatttgtgttaattgttaatttcaatttatagtgtccccaattagtgcttcagcgctagaacgactagacacttaaatatttaaagttcctttcctttccttttttttttcctttcttttcattcaCGTTCGTTTCGTATGCAACTGGTTTTAATCGTTCGCATACTCGTCAGATTTGCAAAACTGCCGACTGCTTGGCTAAGTCTCTGGGAGAGGAGCCCCTGCGATCGGACAAACACTCAAGGTCTGTGAACTGAGAATGACATCTGAACATGCAGGTTAATTAGACTCCTCTAGTATTATCGAATAAGGTCGAAAAACTGTCGCTAAGCCACACAAATGCGCTGTATAAATTACATTGCTATTAATAAATCAACCGTACTGCAATTCAAAAAAACATGAGTGATCCTTCTGAAAAGGAAATTGTGACCTAGCGCCAAACGATGGATATCGACATCCGTTAGgtagataaatcactatccagcggataagtcatagcaaaaccaattgtagTATCCAATGGATCgagatttatccggtggatagcgttatccaccttttaaacaacCTGGGGCCAGGTCAAAAACTGCGCAGTCCTTTTTATATCTGAGCTACGTCAATATTTCCAGCGAGGCTCATGGAATCCCTCCGCTCGCGCGTGGTCATAATACTCATTATGACGAAAGCCTTTTCATTTAGAGATAGCTATTTTACTGGATTGGAAGCGATTCTGCCGAGAAAGCCATGGTTATGAACACATTTTTCTCGACGTTTATCGCTATTAAAAGTGTTTTCGATTTTCTTACAGGAACAAATAATGACACAAGGTAAGAAAAGTAGCGCTTCATATGTTAAACTTGGATTTATTCATTGCAAATAGAGATGGTTCCATCCACTGCGCAATTAACGATAGCAGCTGTTTTAGTTCTTACTGCTGGTTTCTTCTGCCTTTctgttttcttgaaaacaatCTAGATGAGAAAAATGTCTTTATTTCATTTGGACGTGTTCGAATATATTTGCCGGTTACGATTGACTCATCCACTGATGCTTTGAAAAGGTATTGCCTTTCTCAACTATTTCCAGCGAAGAGACAGATCGGTTATTATTCTGCGTTTCTAGAGCGACCAATCAACTTATTCTATGCCTCCCACGAAAAAAGGCCACACGAAGCTGAATGAAGGATTCGCATATTTTCGTCCGTCTTCATCGgcgtacaaaaaaaaaactagtaaATGTACGCAGCCTAGCGTTCCCCATTTATCCAGGGAAGAATGAGAAAGGGGAAATTTACAAACGACTCAAAGGACAAGGAGCGGAGATATACCGTAGTAACTGGACAGGGACTAAACGCCAAAAAACTAGAGATAAACCCACTTTTCCTTATTTCGcaatctccccccccccccccttcctcttCCTATCCCACACCCAAATAGTCCTGTCTATGACTCTGGAGACCGTTTCTCAAATGCCCCAATGAAGACGATCTAAACCTTTGAAGGAAAGATTCTGCcggaaacaaaatgaattttactttttttctgaaattgtGAATTTAGAGTCATGAATAGGACAGAGTTAGGACGGCGTTGCAGAGTGAGATGAGGCTTCGTTGACGACAAAATTCGAAAAGCAGGGAGAAACAGTGGAAACGTTATGGGGTATTTACCGGGCCACTCGCCGGGACCGGAAAGTTACCGGGAATTCCAGAAACGGGTCCTTGGTTACATTAAACACCCAGTCACATAAAAATgcgaaatatttcaattttaatgaAATGAATATCGCATCACAAGTACGTTCTCTGAACTAAAGCATTTTCAGGCGAACTGCATTGTCTGAGAGCTGCGAAAATTATCAGATGTCATGAAAAATGCTAACTGGTCTTCTTAAGCCCTTTTGATGGTCTTCTTAAGCCCTTTTgtaatagataaaatatgagcgggagaccTTTATGGGCAGTTAAAACGGCGAGCCACAGGCGAGCCGTTTTAGTGATAcataaaatatgagcgggagaccTTCATGGGCAGTTAAACCGTTTTATAGCCCATAAAGGtcggacgcgaatattttatcttagttgtgaaatgaaacaatagattttgaTTGTTATGTTAATCACGTGGGCGTGGAGTTGTCCTATAGGAGTTTAGCATTGAATTTAGCCAATAGTTGTGATTGAAATGTCAAACTTGTGATTGATTAATAAACTTTGTAAAAATTTACAGGACTCGTTTTTATGAAagttaagcatactaattagACGAGTTAGAAGTCTTTATGACATTTAATTTTACTGCTAAttcaactaattaaaaattcatcaaccccagcctttccctgctaTTTATTCAATCCAGCCCTgtgctttcagacagttgaatTTTAACGGGATTTACAAACCAACACATGTGACCTGAATAGTGCGTTTCTGTTGGCTGTCatccttatgaattattaatgaattttacaagtATAAAATTAGCTTAGCTAAGCTTATGTATAAAATCCACAGTAACCTGACTCCAGACGCTATGTCAGCTATCATAGTTAAGAACAATGATAACATTTAGCGATACCGACTTAGGAAAAACTGGAAATTGATGTCCCTCGTTTTAACACCAACTATATGAAGAACTCTATAGCTCGAAGAGGAGCAATAGTTTGGAACACGTTGGTTCCTTAACTTAATGACGATATAGACAATGTTAAGAAATACGCTATCATGGCAAGACAGTCGAAGGCTCTGCTACACATAGATTTCGAATACATCTCCCCTCAAACATTAAACGGAAGGGAGGAATTTTAAGTATAATTAGTGTTAATAATTAGTCGATACCAgagtaacaccttgtattttagaattttaagCTTTTATCGTTTTAGACTTGTAAGATATTTTGTTAGTATTTTAAACTGTAAGTAGCTATATGATTGTTACAGTACCTGGTGTATATCCTATTTATCTATTTTCTAATTGATTAAGTTATTTTACTTAATTATTGAGACACGACCCCATGAGCGAAGCGTCGCTTTAAATAGTTATcctgtataaataaagatttatTGATTGATCAGTagcatttgaaagcaaaaatatgGTTTGCCTTCTACTTGCAACTCGCTAAATTGTGATCACATATTTCATCCTGTGCTTGTCCAGTCGATGGGCCATAAAAGGAAGCACTGACCTCTGATCTGATCTCAAAATGTTTAGATTTGTTATCAGCTAATTTTTAACTCTAATCATACTTCACTCTTTTCCAGTATTTCTTCGTCAGTTACTTCTGGCGAGGTTGACAGTCACACGGACGTAACCAATGACCTGACAGCAAAGAAAATTGATCTGAAAGATAAGGTAAGCAAAAGCTTGATTTTTCGTCCATAAGCCTCCATAGGACAATTACATTTGTCAAGTATTTTTGCCAGCGAGTGGCGCGAGGAAGAAATCCTTGTTGCAATTATTATGACGAAGAATCCCACGTTTTTCACAACAGAAAATCATGAACAAATTGTCACGTGATATTCccatgcaatttggaataagagCGTTCGATCAATTCGGTGGTCTCGCCTGAGTTTGAAAAGACCATTTCAACCTTATGAACGATGTAGTGTTCAATGTATCAGCAGACAGAAATATTGACTGAAGCGTACAAGAACGTTTCAGTTAGTTCCGATTTCaatatctctcaaaaattcCACTGATGAGGTCAAAATCAGAAGGTTAGGATTTCCACGAGATTGCTTACTTTACCGGTTACGATTCTGACCTTTGCAAGCTACAATATGCGGAGGGAGGATTCCAGTCGTTTTTCTTGAAGAATCGGTTTTGCACTTACGCTGACACAGTAGCGAAGAAAGCGTTCAAGAACGTTTTTCCTTGCCTTTGCGTTGCACTTTTGATAGGCGCACCTAAGCACACACCCAAAAAAATCATTGCAAATCGCGTTGtgaaaaaagttgatttgtagCGAGATGTCTTGACGTTCATAACGAGAAACATATTGGAGCACAGGAAATGATTAGGCAAATTCATGCCCTTAGTTTTAGCAAACTTTTAGGAAACACTGCAAGTGTTTTCTTCTCAAGATTCAAACTTTGTTTCTACTAATGCTTTCTCCTTACCTTCTAAGCCCTCAGTATGCCTTCCCAGGTCAATTTTTGTGTAATTCACTTCTAGAAATCGTGTGAATCAATAAAGAattgaatgaaaatgaaaacagaCCAGCCCGCTTTATTAATAATATGTGTGCTTTACCAATATCATAGACAAAGCAGTCAAATCCCTTCTCACTGTCGTAATtttttagtgcccaaggaaaattaaaagaaagctCCAGAAATCAAGTTCAGGATCGCCATTCAACAAGAAGCCAAAACCCAAGAAGAATACATCGACAAAGAATGATGAGTTGCGGCCAGAAGAGGCAATCTGGATCGAAAGCCCCAAAGAACTCATTTTTGATAGAATCCTTGGACAAGGTGCCTTTGGAAAGGTAAGTGAGGTCATTCGATAATTCGGATACATTCCATTAATTAGGGCTAAACCCTATGAAGAATTTAAGGTTAGTGATTGCTCTTTAAAGTGTTCCTACGTTTTCGTCGTTGTGATTTTCTCAATACAAAAGGAACAAGAGGTATTAGCATTATTTGGAAGTTGAGCGCAAGACAAATTTGGGAAGTGGAGTTGGCGCATTCAGGCGTCACCCATGAGCTTGCGTGGGTTTAGATAGAATGGACGAACAATACAGATACAGAAACAGTGGACTCTAACCGTAAAACAAAAGATCCTGTGTTTTTTAATTCTTATCAATCGTCACGCACAAGGGGCTCAGTTGATTGAATTATTCTAGACAACCGTTGTTATTCTAAAATTTTAACTGCAAACTCTCCACTTTGattcttaacattttttttttattacaggtTCTCCTCTGTAAACATGAAAAGTTAAACCTGTTCTATGCCgtgaaacaaatgtttaccaccGAAGATGAACATATGATCCGTTGCGAAAAAGAAGCCATGAATATCGGGCTATCATGCTGGAATAAGTTTATCATGGAATTGCGCGGGTATGGCAAGCCaattgtagcaatattcaataaataGATATTTCAGTTCAAAGAGTTCACGTTAGTTCAATTCAACGCATAAATTTGTCTTCAAGACActggttttttttgttcaacGTGCGATTTTGCATTCAATACACTTTGGTACCCTTCAATGCGATTGCCTTGGTTCAActcttttttccatttcaagAGCAAATTCTGCGTTCAATACCTTCTATTTCGTTGAACGCGATTTATTTTGGTTCAACGTGCCATTTTGCATCCAACACACTTTGGTACCCTTCAATGCGAGTGCTTCGGTTCAacccttttttttccatttcaagaGCAAACTCGGCATTCAATACTTTTTATTTCGTTCAACGCGATTTATTTTCGTTCAACGATTTATTGCACAGCGGTTGACCACTATTGCCCAGTCCCTCTTGATCTCGTGAGGTCACGGGAGGCTGCAACACAGTTTGGGAAGCCATTTTAATTTTTCGCTTCATGAGCATAATGTCTTTACAATCAAATTTTAATGCTGACGAAGACCTATCGAAATTTCTTCACACAGTTCTGGACAAAGCAGAACAGTCTTTACTTGGAGACTGCTCATCAGATAGTTTGCAAACGCAGACGGTTGTCGATCAAACGATTAGCTTGCTTCGAACCTTGGCTGAAAATGATATTGACTTCCAGGATACATGGAGCTCCCTTGCAAGTGCTTTTTATGATGTTTTCCAATGCTTGCGGGAGAAAAATTTAGATCTAAACAACAGGCCAACTGCTGTTGCTCAAGTGTCAATTGCATCTAAGTGCACAGGAAGAGCTGGACGTCCATCATTTCAAATTCCACAAGAAATGCTAGAGGACCTTAAAggttttggtttttcatggCAAACAATAGCCGATATATTAGGAGTGTCGAGATGGACTATCTACAGGAGAGTTCAAGAGTATGGTCTAAAATCTATGACTGATTTCAGCCTGATGTCTGATGGAGAGTTAGATAACATAATATCAGAATACATGAATCAGCATGGCAAAACAACAGGGCAGTCATACATTACTGGTTACTTGAGGTCAAAAGGTTTGAGAGTACAAAGGAGTAGAGTACGTCAGAGTATGGCAAGGGTAGATCCTGAAAATGCAGCGTTGCGCTGGGGTGCAGTTGTAACACGAAGGACTTACCTTGTGCCTTGGCCTAATTCCTTATGGCACCTTGATGGGCATCACTCTCTCGTTCGCTGGGGGCTAGTTGTTCACGGCTGCATAGATGGCTTTTCCAGACGAATAATGTTTCTTCACTGCAGTCCAAACAACCTATCAGAAACTGTACTATCCCTTTTTTTAGATGCTGTTGAGAAAGATGGACTGTGGCCTTCCCGCATTCGTGTTGACAGAGGGGTCGAAAACGTTTTGGTTTGCGATGCTATAGTAGATGCAAGAGGGGCAGGTAGAGGCAGCTTCATTGCTGGGCCTTCCACCCACAACCAAAGAATAGAGCGGCTGTGGAGGGATGTGTTTCGTTGTGTTATGCACTATTTTTATTATCTGTTCTATGCTTTAGAGGATTCTGGGAACTTAAACATTGAAGATCCTACGAACATGTTTGcactgcattttgtttttcttccgaGAATTAATAAAGCACTTCACGAGTACCAGGAAACCTTCAATCATCACGGCATTAGAACTGCAAACAGTTGGTCTCCATATCAAATGTGGATGAATGGAATGCTTCATGATGATAATCCACTATCACATGGTGACCTCGATGAAGACCCAGATGACCTGGTATTCTATGGCCACGACCCACAGGGCCCTTCCCCATTTGATGATAGTGATAATAATGTCACAGTATCTCCAGTAGAGATACCCAATCAGGATGATGTTTTGCTGATTCTCCGACAGGAAATAGATCCATTGAAATCCTCTACAGACATGGGTATGGACATTTACATTAATGCCTTAGACCTGGTAAAACAAGCTGTAAACTTGTAATAAACCGTTTTTCTGAGATATTGCACAGCATATCATCAGAtatttttaaaactgaaaagGGGCACACAGTCCAGAGTTGGATACAACCAGAAAAAAAGGGCATGATAATAGTGTAATATTATTAGTCATGACATTTATAGCACAAAATCAGTACAAAAATTATGTATTTGAATTGTAAAGCCATTTTTGAATAAAATGACAAGTCATTTGACCCAAGGAAAATAGGCTTAGGGGAATGGATCAGGACTAaaaacaactacatgtatttctagTAATTAGTGTCTCAtcaggaaataaaaacaaaggtcAACAACAGAATTAGGGTCTACTTCTCTGGGGTGACAGTAGTGTTATGAAGACAGGGTTTCACTATGATGCAAGCATAAGCAAATAAAAACGACGAAAAACGTGTCCTGTGGGGCTTTAGAAGATAAAATAaggtgtttttctttgtttgttcctttgTCTTTACTTTGCTTATCCTTGGTCTTATGTCGATGTCTTAGGTCATACACTTGACttcattcctttgttttctgcTAATCCTTATGCTCGTGTCGTATTGAAAACCAAGGTTTACTGTATGCCCTGATAAAGAGCAAGTTGCTCAAAAGCTAGGCttaatagggcaaccgtaaaaccctgaatccggaatcacaggtcattgttttaccaatacagagagtaaaaaatatcctaaacattcataacagctaaccttaggcctaattaggcgtaaacaaacgtttttaggcctaaggttagcttttatgaatgtttagggtattttttactctctgtactggtaaaacaatgacctgtgattccggattccgggttttacgGTTGCTCCGCTTAATATACTGTATAAATAAAAGCTGATGAAACAAAACAGATTTAAATCTGGATTTACATTTGCAATAAAGACATGCAGTCCGTGACTACATATTTTTGGTTACTGAGACTCGGTGAAGAGGTACAGTAATATTAAGCACACAGTAGATGTATAATTGACAATCTTACCATGTCTTCAATCGATCTTTATTAATCATATGTACTACAGAATATAAACACAAATTAAAGTCAATAAATTGTAGAATTTATAAAATTAAACCTATGAAACATTATTTAGTACTACATAGTTTTAGTTCATAATAAATCCCTTGATTTGTACTGTTTCTAATTAGCGATATTTAGTACTAAATAGTGCTATTTGTTTCATGTGTTTAGTGCAAGCACTTTATAAAACggagaaaaataaaaagcaagtGCTTTTAAATCATAGACCCCATTATATAAATTTATAACACGTAACATGtacaatgaaataaaatgtaCTTTGTATATTGAAATTCTTAAACTGTAACAATTTGTGTAATGATAACTATAATCTGAAATGTATTTATATATTAATAGGCCTTTCTGATAAATATCACAATACCTTGCCTTATGCTCTTGACATCTACAGTATAGCATAGTATTTATTAAAAGGGTCTATAACTATTTGTTACAGAACATTTGCTGTTACCAACAACGAAAAACATACAGAAATAATAACTATGATCCAGACATAAATTCTGAGATTTACTTAGTACCAAAAAAGGTGTTAAGAAATGCCATATCATATAAAGAGAAGAGCACTTCTGTGGCTGGTAACTGTACATTCAGTGCTGGCCTTGGCAACCTGAGACAGCCAATGCAGGTGTTTGCAGAGGGTAAAAATGAATCTTGCACCTCATGGAATTGAATGCTCGGATGAATGTGGAAACCAAGAACAGGTTCTTCGTCTGTGCCAGTCACAAATGCTAAGATGCTTGATAATGACAACCCATGTCTTCTACCACCTGACAAGAAAAGATGCACACATTTATTTTGGTACTGAACATCAACAATTCTTTTACTAAGATCgaacaattattgttttattactgtgttgtgttttgttGGGTGTCCCAGGACTATGAAATTTTCTCCTGCTTGAATTAAAAgagtttcaaaaatttttacaGAAATGCTATAAATGCTGCTTTTTTGAAGTTTTAGTTTTGTAAGCTAAGAATCaatgttaattattaatttttatattaAAAATATCAGTACACACTATCAAGCTTGTATGATTTGGGAGGTCTCTGCCATTTATAAGCCTTAGAGGCTTCAAGACACCTCCTTGCCTCAAATTAATGTATTGTAAATTGACATTGTAAATATCACTATTAATTTATTaggcaaaataaataaataaataaataaataaataaatagatgtGTACTACAGTCAgtggacaatttaagtaattgttGACATGTTAATTTCCCATGAACCAGGCAATTGCATCATCTTGCTTAGTAACAATGATAAATTTATGTACAGACCTCCCACACACAAACTTGAGTGAGTAAGAAGAATCATATGTTTTCTCTGTAGTGATGCTGTTATGATACCACATTAGGTTAAATATACTTACTTGCTACTTCCCTTATGTATTTTATAAATGCTGCATACACTGTGTTCTCCAGAGAACGACTGTTTGACCCTTCAGGGCTAAATTCAGGCTTAAGCAACTGTACCAATTGCTTCACTGTTAACTTGTGATCTGGGTTTCGTCTCAATAAGTGCAAGAACATTGGTAACTGACATCCAATCtgtgaaaatgtgaataaatTCAGTAACTACATGTATACCTTCATTGTGTCTTTAGAAAGGAAGAAGATTCTAAAATAAATAACAGCCATACCTCATTTAAAAAAGGACCTTAAGCTACAGTGTATCTTATACTCAAATAGTGCAAGGGCATAAATATTTACTGCTTTACTAAAAAGGGTACTGAATTTTTTCACCGAATGAGTTTTCACTTTTAATGCCATGATAACCTGGTGTATCCCGAGACATTTTAGCCCATTTCGCAAATGTTGGATGGCTGAATTTGGTGGCATTGGtgaaatggaaaaaatctcTTGCAGGATGTCTTCTTCCAAAAAATGAGGCATTTTTCCATTCTGGAGGATACTTAGTCCTGTaataaaaaaaggcaaattaatAAAAGCATTCAAGGAAAGAACATATTGTACTGAGAATCTGAAGTTTTACAGTAACTTATAAGATATTTTTACCAAGTATTTTACCAACTGTCAGGTAATCTTCTGCTAGATGATGTTTGAGTCCTTTCTCAAAATATTTGGTGTATATTTCAGAAAGAACAAGTCGgaaaaattctttccttggccCACCTACATCATCAGCTTCCTAGAAATTAATatatacaggaaaaaaagtTATTATATTTATGCCTATCAAGAGAGGGTTTGAATCTATATGGGCTACACTGCCGCTTTCGGTCTGTAAACATgagattgaaaaaaatttttttgagtggacaaaattgTTTATTCAATCATTTGATGCTATGTTGATATAATTCTTGTATTTTATCAAAATAACACATTTCCAATGCTGGACATAATGTAATTTAAAAACAGTATACAGTAAAAAGCCAATTAAGATAACCAGCGGGTTAAGAACtaccaggctgaaatttgccaTTTATAACACCCACTAAACAAGAACTACTTCAGCCTGAGAGATTAGACTGGTTTTTATATGAAAGGTTTTAAGCTTTATTGGATTATTGTAAAAACATCATAATTTGACTCTGAGTACCCAATTTACTAATACaagaaaaatgtgttatttAGTATTGTAAGTTAGTTCTCAGTCTCGTCTACGTTCTACATAGACACTTAATAACtacctttgaaaaatatataaagaaCCACATCAGtctgaccttgaaaaatagtGTTTCTTTTATGTGGGTTTTTGCTGTACGGTATATGCAATATATCAAAATAATTGAATGTAGTATACACAAACCTCCCCATAAAAATCCACTTGTAGAGTTTTCCGTAAATCCATTAAAGCAACCTCTTTCAATTCCTCGAATGCTGTTACAAGAATACTATTCCTGTCTACTAAGATGTATTGGGTCATTCCTTCTGACACTGCATCGACTCTTTCCACTTCCAGATTTCTTCCTTTGACAAACTTGTTTTGGATTACTCTTAAGATCTCACTTGGATTTGATATGTCATTTTCTTGACAGTAGGCCACAGCTTCTTCAGCAAGTTTGTCCATTTCTGGACAAACGTGGGAGGTGCATTGGCTGTTCTCAACTGGGGGGGTGAACTGGCTTTTCTCAATTTGGGGGGTGGACTGGCTGTTGTCAACTTGGGGGGTGGATTGGCTGTTGTCAACTTGGGGGGTGGATTGGCTGTTGTCAACTTGGGGGGTTGACTGGCTGTTGTTCACTTGTTCATTCTCACCCATGTATGAATTTAATAATTCTAAAGGAATTGAAATTACATTTTAGTCATGCATGTTAACAGATGGGGATTACTTTATATTAATTCCCAAGAAAATGTGTAACACTGGAGACTGCATGGACTGCATAAAAGCTTCTGATTGCTGGCATCACTTTCACCAATCCAGTGATTGTGAAAGATCATGAATATGAAAGGCACTACCCTAAATAAGCCTTCACTCCAAATCactgttttctattttttagaataaaataaaagcaaactgAATGATTCAGTTTAGGAACTATACTTTTAGCACACTTTCATAATATAGGACAAAAGAGATTAATACAATGTATAAAATGTAGTACATGTAATGGATTATAATAACCATTAAGATTAATAGTAGATTGATTAAAATCAGTCTGCGTTGGCCAGATAATAGGATTCTACCAAGTTCAAGGGAAGGCATCTAGGGGAACAGAAGGAAttcatattaataacaataaataattaataccACCCCCTCATTAcaatgcatacatgtatatgtacttTCTGtcaaattcctgtcaacaacATCGCTTACCATCGTCACTGCTGACGTTGTTTTCCAACAGGCATTCAAAACCTGGTTTAAGCTTGACATAAATGGCCCCTTGGCCAGCCACAACTTTCAGCTGCTTGTATGCAAATGAATCGCAGGTCACTGGAATCGACAGCTTTCTTCTAATGGCTCGTAGAAAAACAAAGTCAGAGTCTGTAACAGTGGGGAACTTCACCCTCGTTACTTCACCTAATTTCCCTCGAATATCCGCCTCAGAAGATTCAGGGGAAAGTTGAATAAGTCCTCGAAGCATGATCTTATCGTCGGATATAACCCACTCATCTTCGTCCTCGTCGCCTAACGACAGTAGAACGAACTCGAACGCTTTCAAGTCTTCCTTCTTAGcttttttcctctgtccttgatCATTTGTTGTACTGGAAGCTCGTAAGCGTTCACGCTTATTCAACCGCTTGCAAAGACCAGATGCACTTGATTGTGACGAGTTTAGCATTGACCTCGCTCTTTGCAACGCTGAAAACACTCGGTTTCCACTAGAACCTGAACTTTCAGGCCGGGATGTCTGAGAGCTAGCAGTTTCTTCGTCCAAAATCTTTTTCACAAGCTCTGAAGCTTCTCCGAGGCAAGACGACAACTTCGAAAGAGATGAGCGATCCATTTGTGCAGACAATTGCTCGTTGTTTTTTAAAGTGGCGAACGTAAAATGGCGCGCTGTAAACAACGACGAGAACTCTATGAAGACTGGGGAAGAGTTTCATTCGGTCAACCGCTGTGCAATAAATCGTTGAACGAAAATAAATCGCGTTGAACGAAATAAAAAGTATTGAATGCCGAGTTTGCtcttgaaatggaaaaaaaagggtTGAACCGAAGCACTCGCATTGAAGGGTACCAAAGTGTGTTGGATGCAAAATGGCACGTTGAACCAAAATAAATCGCGTTCAACGAAATAGAAGGTATTGAACGCAGAATTTGCTcttgaaatggaaaaaagagTTGAACCAAGGCAATCGCATTGAAGGGTACCAAAGTGTATTGAATGCAAAATCGCACgttgaacaaaaaaaaccagTGTCTTGAAGACAAATTTATGCGTTGAATTGAACTAACGTGAACTCTTTGAACTGAAATATCtatttattgaatattgctacaattGGCTTGCCATACGCGGGCAGTTTGTCGACTATGTAAGGACTGATTGCCTTATATTACAATACCATATTGTGCTGGTAAAATCCTTGCACAAGTTAGAATGGGCCGATACCTATAGCAAATATTCAACAGCAGCGACACTTATGTTGGATCAG
The sequence above is a segment of the Montipora foliosa isolate CH-2021 chromosome 2, ASM3666993v2, whole genome shotgun sequence genome. Coding sequences within it:
- the LOC137991458 gene encoding uncharacterized protein; amino-acid sequence: MSLQSNFNADEDLSKFLHTVLDKAEQSLLGDCSSDSLQTQTVVDQTISLLRTLAENDIDFQDTWSSLASAFYDVFQCLREKNLDLNNRPTAVAQVSIASKCTGRAGRPSFQIPQEMLEDLKGFGFSWQTIADILGVSRWTIYRRVQEYGLKSMTDFSLMSDGELDNIISEYMNQHGKTTGQSYITGYLRSKGLRVQRSRVRQSMARVDPENAALRWGAVVTRRTYLVPWPNSLWHLDGHHSLVRWGLVVHGCIDGFSRRIMFLHCSPNNLSETVLSLFLDAVEKDGLWPSRIRVDRGVENVLVCDAIVDARGAGRGSFIAGPSTHNQRIERLWRDVFRCVMHYFYYLFYALEDSGNLNIEDPTNMFALHFVFLPRINKALHEYQETFNHHGIRTANSWSPYQMWMNGMLHDDNPLSHGDLDEDPDDLVFYGHDPQGPSPFDDSDNNVTVSPVEIPNQDDVLLILRQEIDPLKSSTDMGMDIYINALDLVKQAVNL
- the LOC137990666 gene encoding uncharacterized protein isoform X2 gives rise to the protein MDRSSLSKLSSCLGEASELVKKILDEETASSQTSRPESSGSSGNRVFSALQRARSMLNSSQSSASGLCKRLNKRERLRASSTTNDQGQRKKAKKEDLKAFEFVLLSLGDEDEDEWVISDDKIMLRGLIQLSPESSEADIRGKLGEVTRVKFPTVTDSDFVFLRAIRRKLSIPVTCDSFAYKQLKVVAGQGAIYVKLKPGFECLLENNVSSDDELLNSYMGENEQVNNSQSTPQVDNSQSTPQVDNSQSTPQVDNSQSTPQIEKSQFTPPVENSQCTSHVCPEMDKLAEEAVAYCQENDISNPSEILRVIQNKFVKGRNLEVERVDAVSEGMTQYILVDRNSILVTAFEELKEVALMDLRKTLQVDFYGEEADDVGGPRKEFFRLVLSEIYTKYFEKGLKHHLAEDYLTVGKILGLSILQNGKMPHFLEEDILQEIFSISPMPPNSAIQHLRNGLKCLGIHQIGCQLPMFLHLLRRNPDHKLTVKQLVQLLKPEFSPEGSNSRSLENTVYAAFIKYIREVASGRRHGLSLSSILAFVTGTDEEPVLGFHIHPSIQFHEVQDSFLPSANTCIGCLRLPRPALNVQLPATEVLFSLYDMAFLNTFFGTK
- the LOC137990666 gene encoding uncharacterized protein isoform X1, whose protein sequence is MDRSSLSKLSSCLGEASELVKKILDEETASSQTSRPESSGSSGNRVFSALQRARSMLNSSQSSASGLCKRLNKRERLRASSTTNDQGQRKKAKKEDLKAFEFVLLSLGDEDEDEWVISDDKIMLRGLIQLSPESSEADIRGKLGEVTRVKFPTVTDSDFVFLRAIRRKLSIPVTCDSFAYKQLKVVAGQGAIYVKLKPGFECLLENNVSSDDELLNSYMGENEQVNNSQSTPQVDNSQSTPQVDNSQSTPQVDNSQSTPQIEKSQFTPPVENSQCTSHVCPEMDKLAEEAVAYCQENDISNPSEILRVIQNKFVKGRNLEVERVDAVSEGMTQYILVDRNSILVTAFEELKEVALMDLRKTLQVDFYGEEADDVGGPRKEFFRLVLSEIYTKYFEKGLKHHLAEDYLTVGKILGLSILQNGKMPHFLEEDILQEIFSISPMPPNSAIQHLRNGLKCLGIHQVIMALKVKTHSIGCQLPMFLHLLRRNPDHKLTVKQLVQLLKPEFSPEGSNSRSLENTVYAAFIKYIREVASGRRHGLSLSSILAFVTGTDEEPVLGFHIHPSIQFHEVQDSFLPSANTCIGCLRLPRPALNVQLPATEVLFSLYDMAFLNTFFGTK